In a genomic window of Ignavibacteria bacterium:
- a CDS encoding branched-chain amino acid aminotransferase, which produces MSLPIDRSLSPRLDAVAVASHKLTNLPADHMFIAEYAHGEWRKARIQPYRPIPMSPLALGMHYAQIVFEGMKAYRMAGDSIGVFSTDRHHERFNRSLVRMCMPEISQELFTDAIHTLVDLDRDWVPPGPDAAYYIRPFMIASEERMGLKAADEFLFMVVGGPFRPLYQKPLRVKVEREFTRAAHGGTGYAKCAGNYAAAMYPTRLAQEAGFDQVIWTDARDHAFVEESGTMNLAFVIDGKVVTPALSDTILDGVTRNSLLTIARDLGIEVEERPVSVEELHAGLLSGSITEAFGVGTAASVAPIGVINIDGEDLALTVSPDKTMFRLKQELNDIRYGVVPDQRGWMNIVDGIAK; this is translated from the coding sequence ATGTCACTTCCCATAGACCGATCCCTATCGCCCCGTCTTGATGCTGTTGCGGTTGCATCCCATAAGCTCACGAACCTCCCCGCCGACCACATGTTCATCGCCGAATACGCTCACGGTGAGTGGAGAAAGGCACGTATTCAGCCATACCGACCGATCCCTATGTCGCCGCTTGCTCTCGGCATGCACTATGCCCAGATCGTCTTCGAAGGCATGAAGGCCTATCGTATGGCCGGAGACTCGATCGGTGTCTTCAGCACCGATCGTCACCATGAGCGGTTCAATCGGTCGTTGGTACGTATGTGTATGCCGGAGATCTCGCAAGAGTTGTTCACCGACGCTATTCACACACTCGTTGACCTAGATCGCGATTGGGTACCGCCGGGTCCGGATGCGGCGTATTACATTCGACCGTTCATGATCGCGTCGGAAGAACGTATGGGATTGAAGGCTGCGGATGAGTTCCTCTTTATGGTGGTTGGCGGACCATTCCGTCCACTCTACCAGAAGCCCCTTCGCGTGAAGGTGGAGCGTGAGTTCACTCGTGCTGCTCATGGCGGCACCGGCTATGCCAAGTGTGCCGGCAACTATGCGGCTGCGATGTACCCAACACGGCTTGCCCAGGAGGCCGGGTTCGATCAGGTGATCTGGACCGATGCACGCGATCATGCCTTTGTTGAGGAATCCGGAACGATGAATCTCGCCTTTGTCATCGATGGGAAGGTGGTTACGCCAGCATTGAGCGACACCATTCTCGACGGTGTTACGCGGAACAGTCTTCTCACGATCGCTCGTGATCTCGGCATCGAAGTAGAAGAACGTCCCGTAAGCGTTGAAGAACTCCATGCAGGTCTGCTCAGCGGATCCATCACAGAAGCATTCGGTGTTGGTACCGCAGCATCCGTTGCACCCATCGGCGTGATCAACATTGATGGTGAAGACCTTGCACTTACAGTATCTCCGGATAAGACGATGTTCCGTTTGAAACAAGAGCTCAATGACATTCGATACGGAGTAGTGCCCGATCAACGCGGATGGATGAACATCGTAGACGGAATTGCGAAATGA
- a CDS encoding radical SAM protein, protein MFNVNEIFTSIQGEGTRAGLPCVFIRLQGCALRCAWCDTPYALDHRVVGTEMTGADIIAEIERIGIPFIEFTGGEPLEQPAVVPLMSVLCDLGYTVAIETGGHKDISVLDQRVICIMDVKCPDSKMASMNRLENLTALREQDEVKFVIASRADYEYARSIVREYDLDTRCAAVLMSCVFGALTFVQLVEWILEDKLNVRFQLQMHKFVWSPETRGV, encoded by the coding sequence ATGTTCAACGTGAACGAGATCTTCACCTCCATCCAAGGTGAGGGCACACGTGCCGGGCTGCCATGCGTGTTCATTCGACTGCAGGGCTGTGCCCTTCGCTGTGCGTGGTGTGATACACCGTATGCATTGGATCATCGGGTGGTTGGAACAGAGATGACCGGGGCCGACATCATCGCTGAGATCGAGCGTATTGGCATCCCGTTCATAGAATTCACAGGTGGAGAGCCCCTTGAACAACCGGCTGTGGTTCCCTTGATGTCCGTGTTGTGTGATCTTGGGTATACGGTTGCAATTGAAACTGGCGGACACAAGGACATCTCGGTGCTCGACCAACGGGTGATCTGCATCATGGATGTGAAATGTCCGGATTCGAAGATGGCGTCAATGAACCGACTCGAGAATCTCACTGCCCTGCGTGAGCAAGACGAAGTGAAGTTTGTGATCGCTTCAAGGGCAGACTATGAGTATGCCCGTTCCATTGTGCGGGAGTATGATCTCGACACTCGATGCGCCGCTGTGTTGATGTCCTGCGTGTTTGGTGCACTCACCTTTGTCCAACTCGTAGAGTGGATCCTCGAAGACAAACTCAACGTTCGGTTCCAGTTGCAGATGCACAAGTTCGTATGGTCGCCCGAGACCAGAGGCGTATGA
- the recG gene encoding ATP-dependent DNA helicase RecG: protein MSDETKTAARILPLQYVKGVGPRRAEALAKEGIVTPYDVVMNVPRGYVDRTAAPSIAALVERYRAPDLWNGDASHIVKVTSEISIIATIADVRQKTVGKGRSMLSVTIADGSGATAQLVFWNMVQYYSKVLKEGKTFLVSGVPDYEPRWNQLTIHHPDLEEIDAEEVEQFRTGSTLPKYPLTQGLRNAGVNMRLMRSIVDQVLAPTLAEITEPLPSSILASRSLMSKHDALKELHQPTSLAHVERARYRMKYEELFVFELLLAARRRSRRTPEAGLPMQAKSARARALVESLPFALTTAQKRVIHEIVSDMTSGLPMNRLLQGDVGSGKTIVALLCMLNAVDNGFQTLIMAPTEILAEQHLHGIQRMLSEADVKVVQLVGGQKKRARAEALARIESGEAQIVVGTHALFEADVQYHKLGLIVIDEQHRFGVAQRAELRRMGRASHPDGPRTPHLLVMSATPIPRTLSMTLYGDLDASVIDEMPANRKPIRTSIVFESALDGVFNFIRTEVQAGRQAYIVYPLVEKSEKIEAKSAVEHFEHLREMIFPDLRIGLLHGQMGWAEKEEAMHAFLRREFDVLVSTTVIEVGIDIPNASIMLIENSERFGLSQLHQLRGRVGRGADQSYCFLATKDHFRYHVSKPTSSEDRAKSIVRLKTMEETTDGFRIAEVDLRLRGPGDVLGVRQSGLPEFRFADLVTDASLIVVTREDAFALLERDPHLRAAEHAEVKKEVIRLFDGAGLLSVA, encoded by the coding sequence GTGAGTGACGAGACCAAAACTGCCGCTCGCATCCTTCCTCTGCAATACGTTAAGGGTGTAGGTCCACGCAGAGCAGAAGCTCTGGCCAAGGAAGGCATCGTTACCCCCTACGACGTGGTGATGAATGTTCCTCGCGGCTACGTGGATCGTACGGCCGCGCCTAGCATTGCCGCACTTGTTGAACGATACCGTGCTCCTGATCTCTGGAATGGCGATGCATCTCATATCGTCAAGGTCACGTCCGAGATCTCTATCATCGCAACCATTGCCGACGTTCGACAAAAAACGGTTGGTAAGGGGCGGTCCATGCTCTCCGTTACCATCGCTGATGGTTCCGGAGCCACGGCCCAGCTGGTGTTCTGGAACATGGTGCAGTATTACAGCAAGGTCCTAAAAGAGGGGAAGACCTTCCTTGTTAGCGGCGTGCCCGACTACGAGCCGCGTTGGAATCAGCTTACCATCCATCATCCGGATCTTGAAGAGATCGATGCCGAAGAGGTGGAGCAGTTCCGAACGGGTTCCACGCTTCCGAAGTACCCGCTAACGCAGGGACTTCGCAATGCCGGTGTGAACATGCGCCTGATGCGTTCGATCGTGGATCAAGTTCTGGCACCAACACTTGCGGAGATCACAGAGCCCCTTCCATCATCGATCCTTGCGTCGAGATCCTTAATGTCGAAACACGATGCACTCAAGGAGCTTCATCAGCCCACGTCGCTGGCGCATGTGGAACGTGCTCGGTATCGCATGAAGTATGAAGAGCTCTTCGTGTTTGAGTTACTGCTTGCTGCGAGACGACGATCGCGTCGTACGCCCGAGGCCGGACTTCCGATGCAGGCCAAGAGTGCACGAGCGCGAGCGTTGGTGGAAAGCCTTCCTTTTGCTCTCACTACGGCGCAGAAGCGTGTGATCCACGAGATCGTGAGTGACATGACGTCGGGACTGCCGATGAACCGACTCCTTCAGGGCGACGTAGGGTCGGGGAAGACAATCGTTGCCTTGCTGTGTATGCTCAACGCCGTTGACAACGGCTTCCAAACGTTGATCATGGCACCAACGGAGATCCTTGCAGAACAGCATCTCCACGGCATACAGCGGATGCTGAGTGAGGCAGATGTAAAGGTCGTGCAGCTCGTTGGCGGACAGAAGAAGAGGGCCCGAGCGGAAGCATTGGCCAGGATCGAAAGCGGCGAAGCACAGATCGTTGTTGGTACGCATGCACTGTTCGAAGCCGACGTGCAGTACCATAAGCTCGGCCTGATTGTCATTGATGAGCAACATCGTTTTGGTGTTGCACAACGTGCTGAGTTACGAAGGATGGGTCGAGCGTCGCATCCCGATGGACCTCGCACTCCGCATTTGCTTGTGATGTCTGCCACTCCCATTCCGCGAACACTTTCCATGACGCTTTATGGTGATCTCGACGCATCGGTGATCGACGAGATGCCGGCGAACAGAAAGCCCATACGCACGTCCATCGTCTTCGAATCTGCGCTTGATGGTGTGTTCAACTTCATTCGTACCGAAGTACAGGCCGGACGTCAGGCCTATATCGTCTATCCCCTGGTGGAGAAGAGTGAGAAGATCGAGGCAAAGAGTGCCGTTGAACACTTTGAACATCTCCGCGAAATGATCTTTCCCGATCTGCGCATCGGCTTGTTGCATGGCCAGATGGGCTGGGCAGAGAAAGAGGAAGCCATGCATGCATTCCTTCGCCGCGAATTTGATGTTCTTGTATCCACAACCGTCATCGAAGTTGGCATCGATATTCCCAACGCCAGCATCATGCTCATCGAAAACTCTGAGCGTTTTGGTCTTTCGCAGCTCCATCAATTGAGGGGGCGAGTTGGGCGCGGGGCAGATCAATCGTACTGTTTCCTCGCTACCAAGGATCACTTCCGTTATCACGTCTCAAAGCCGACGAGCTCTGAGGATCGTGCAAAGTCCATCGTTCGTCTCAAGACCATGGAGGAGACCACCGATGGATTCCGTATCGCCGAAGTGGACCTTCGTCTGCGTGGTCCGGGAGACGTGCTCGGCGTACGTCAAAGCGGACTGCCGGAGTTCCGTTTTGCCGACCTTGTAACGGATGCTTCGCTGATCGTTGTGACACGCGAAGATGCCTTTGCCCTCCTGGAGCGAGATCCGCACCTGCGAGCTGCCGAGCATGCCGAGGTGAAGAAAGAGGTCATCCGGCTCTTTGACGGCGCGGGCTTGCTCAGCGTCGCGTAA
- a CDS encoding META domain-containing protein yields MTCRSITAMMFALVTMSLLMIGCVGTPILTDSTWEILSVHGTTIDRSPGSRGLPMFRFLPDSNKVMGYTGCNQFSGSFTQVKNKVTIGPLATTKAACPTMDLEQKVLSALTSTTSVGMDGELLQFLDGDSVLMECKSTPLPMKK; encoded by the coding sequence ATGACCTGCAGATCGATCACAGCAATGATGTTTGCGCTAGTGACAATGAGTCTTTTGATGATCGGATGTGTTGGAACTCCGATCCTGACAGATAGCACCTGGGAGATCCTTTCCGTGCATGGTACGACCATTGACCGTTCGCCAGGAAGCCGCGGACTTCCGATGTTTCGTTTCCTGCCGGATTCGAACAAGGTGATGGGGTATACGGGATGTAATCAGTTCTCCGGTTCGTTTACGCAGGTGAAGAACAAGGTGACCATTGGACCGTTGGCAACAACAAAGGCTGCCTGTCCAACCATGGACCTCGAACAAAAGGTCCTCTCCGCGTTGACCTCTACAACGTCCGTGGGCATGGATGGAGAACTTCTGCAGTTCCTTGATGGTGACAGCGTTCTTATGGAATGCAAGTCCACACCACTCCCGATGAAGAAGTAG
- a CDS encoding pantoate--beta-alanine ligase produces the protein MPVITTVAEMHQWVANERSLGHTIGCIPTMGYLHDGHASLIREASTRHGAVVISIFVNPTQFGPSEDFERYPRDLDRDLAVVAEAGGSVVFAPTVEEMYPNGAQSSIHVSGVTEMLEGALRPTHFDGVATVVSHLFEAMQPDEAFFGQKDLQQTLVIRRMVEDSAIDTVRRVKISIMPTQRETDGLARSSRNVYLSDEDRAVAPVIHRALAHAAKAIMHGERSKVLIELSMFATLKSVERFSIDYAVAVDASTLLPKDTFDVGDEIALCVAVRIGRTRLIDNELVRVTA, from the coding sequence ATTCCCGTTATCACAACGGTCGCAGAAATGCATCAATGGGTTGCCAACGAACGCTCGTTGGGCCATACGATCGGTTGCATCCCAACCATGGGATATCTGCATGACGGGCATGCCTCGCTGATACGAGAGGCGTCGACTCGACACGGCGCAGTGGTCATCTCGATCTTTGTCAACCCCACCCAGTTCGGACCGTCCGAGGACTTTGAACGGTATCCGCGTGATCTCGACCGCGACCTAGCCGTTGTTGCGGAAGCCGGTGGCTCGGTTGTCTTTGCTCCCACAGTAGAAGAGATGTATCCGAACGGCGCACAAAGCTCCATCCATGTTTCGGGTGTAACGGAGATGTTGGAAGGGGCTCTCCGGCCAACCCATTTTGACGGTGTGGCCACGGTGGTATCGCACCTTTTTGAAGCGATGCAGCCGGATGAGGCCTTCTTTGGGCAGAAGGATCTCCAGCAAACGCTCGTGATACGCAGAATGGTGGAGGACTCCGCGATCGATACGGTTCGCCGTGTAAAGATCTCGATCATGCCAACCCAGCGCGAAACAGATGGACTAGCTCGCAGCTCGCGGAATGTCTACCTCTCCGATGAAGATCGTGCCGTTGCACCGGTTATTCATCGCGCTCTTGCACATGCAGCTAAAGCCATCATGCACGGTGAACGCTCTAAGGTGTTGATCGAACTAAGCATGTTCGCAACACTTAAGTCTGTTGAGCGCTTTTCGATAGACTATGCCGTTGCGGTTGATGCATCAACGCTTCTACCGAAGGACACGTTTGACGTAGGAGACGAGATCGCGTTGTGTGTTGCGGTGCGTATCGGCCGCACACGATTGATCGATAACGAACTGGTGCGCGTTACAGCGTGA
- a CDS encoding thioredoxin family protein: MRPTTLKRMTTMVTLLTSLCMLLGLPLHAQMPSGKDHITISPVPEISGKAGDTVTLRIKVKIEKYWHTYGFTAAVGPDGLGPSASEIIVGPRGVLRLAGKPVILKGSHVHFDSTWGTKVEEVSGNAEISIRVLLDKRLKMGIQKGEVKLGVQMCDTTGCMPFEEIPVPVEKITVTSEFVGDMSDTADVALVAAEKVTSASGSTKLETAGAPAGGTEIEAEQQKGLWSFFFYAMGIGFLALLTPCVFPMIPITVSFFTKRHEKRSGKGIQESMLFGLGIISTFTAVGIIASLIFGATAVQDLAANPWLNLGIGMLFMVLAFNLFGAFEIQVPISVMNALNKKSQGDGSISILLMGLTFSLTSFTCTVPFVGTLLLSASGGDLLYPAVGTLGFATAFAIPFVALSMFPSLLVRLPRAGGWMNNLKVVMGFLEIAAAIKFFSTAEFIFGLGLLPREVFLSIWAGVCILITLYLIGTFEMKLDSKLEKVSGLRAFFAVIFATFSVWFIIGANGKPLAADLEALLPPENYHQLLDVMNGNSSSIAPSTGTSGATASSHDSMKWYTNLDEAKKAAAQENKPIFIDFTGFSCVNCRLMEKEVFPKSDVQETFKKFILVQLYTDKKTEPYITNQNILKSYGTVANPLYVLLKSDGTFVAQSGYQTQYRSNAGLFVDFLKKAL, encoded by the coding sequence ATGAGACCAACAACATTGAAACGTATGACCACAATGGTGACCTTACTTACCTCACTGTGCATGCTACTAGGGTTGCCTTTACATGCACAGATGCCTTCGGGTAAGGACCACATCACGATAAGCCCCGTTCCCGAGATCTCCGGGAAGGCTGGGGACACGGTAACACTTCGAATCAAAGTAAAGATCGAAAAGTACTGGCACACCTACGGGTTCACGGCTGCCGTTGGACCGGATGGGCTTGGACCAAGTGCGTCAGAGATTATTGTTGGACCGCGAGGCGTCCTACGACTAGCGGGTAAACCGGTGATACTCAAAGGTTCACACGTGCATTTTGATAGTACGTGGGGTACGAAGGTCGAGGAAGTGTCTGGCAACGCCGAGATCAGTATTCGGGTGTTGTTGGACAAGCGACTCAAGATGGGTATCCAGAAGGGTGAGGTAAAACTCGGTGTACAGATGTGCGACACTACTGGGTGTATGCCGTTCGAAGAGATACCGGTACCCGTTGAGAAGATCACCGTAACCTCTGAATTCGTTGGTGACATGAGTGACACGGCCGATGTTGCTCTGGTTGCTGCTGAAAAGGTTACGTCTGCTTCTGGCTCGACAAAGCTCGAAACAGCCGGTGCGCCTGCAGGCGGCACAGAGATCGAGGCTGAGCAGCAGAAAGGGCTTTGGAGTTTCTTCTTCTATGCAATGGGAATTGGATTCCTTGCATTGTTAACACCGTGTGTGTTCCCGATGATCCCTATCACGGTATCGTTCTTCACAAAGCGACATGAGAAACGCAGCGGCAAGGGCATTCAAGAAAGTATGCTCTTTGGACTTGGCATCATTTCTACATTCACGGCAGTGGGCATCATTGCCTCTCTGATCTTCGGTGCAACAGCGGTACAGGATCTTGCGGCCAATCCGTGGCTCAATCTTGGGATCGGCATGCTGTTCATGGTGCTTGCCTTCAATCTCTTCGGTGCGTTTGAGATCCAAGTTCCCATCTCGGTGATGAACGCTCTGAACAAGAAGAGTCAGGGTGATGGTAGCATTTCGATCCTGTTGATGGGGCTCACCTTCTCGCTCACTTCGTTTACCTGCACGGTGCCGTTCGTAGGAACGTTGCTCTTGAGTGCATCGGGCGGTGACCTTCTGTATCCGGCCGTTGGAACCCTTGGGTTCGCAACGGCCTTCGCCATCCCATTTGTTGCCCTCTCAATGTTCCCATCTCTGCTCGTTCGCTTGCCGCGAGCGGGTGGTTGGATGAACAACCTCAAGGTAGTGATGGGTTTCTTGGAGATCGCAGCCGCCATCAAGTTCTTCTCTACAGCGGAATTCATCTTCGGACTCGGACTCCTTCCACGAGAAGTGTTCCTCTCCATCTGGGCTGGGGTGTGCATCTTGATCACACTCTATCTCATCGGTACGTTTGAGATGAAGCTCGACTCGAAGCTTGAAAAGGTAAGTGGACTGCGTGCGTTCTTCGCTGTGATCTTTGCAACGTTCTCCGTGTGGTTCATCATTGGTGCGAATGGGAAGCCCCTTGCCGCAGACCTCGAAGCATTGTTACCGCCGGAGAATTATCATCAATTGCTTGACGTGATGAACGGGAATTCGTCGTCGATCGCTCCGTCAACCGGGACTTCAGGTGCTACTGCGTCATCCCATGATTCGATGAAGTGGTATACGAACCTCGATGAAGCAAAAAAGGCTGCCGCTCAAGAGAACAAGCCGATCTTCATCGACTTCACGGGATTTTCCTGTGTGAACTGCAGATTGATGGAGAAGGAAGTCTTTCCAAAGTCCGATGTACAAGAGACATTCAAGAAGTTCATACTTGTTCAGCTGTACACGGATAAGAAGACCGAGCCATACATCACCAATCAGAACATTCTGAAGTCGTATGGCACAGTGGCCAACCCGCTCTACGTTCTCTTGAAGAGCGACGGAACCTTTGTTGCTCAGTCTGGATACCAGACACAATACCGTTCCAATGCCGGCCTCTTTGTTGATTTCCTCAAGAAGGCACTTTGA
- a CDS encoding GNAT family N-acetyltransferase — translation MNVVALTPDRFSDFIRLINALAEYEKLDPPAEDALDRLYGDAFGSAPRFIAFLALTEHNEAIGYAICFETYSSFLALPSMYLEDLFVVEEYRRSGAGGSLFDRVVELGRERGCGRVDWQVLDWNMLARDFYARRGATSMSEWLLYRITL, via the coding sequence ATGAACGTTGTTGCGCTCACTCCGGATCGATTCTCTGACTTCATTCGGCTGATAAACGCATTGGCCGAATATGAAAAGCTTGATCCGCCGGCAGAGGATGCACTGGACCGACTCTATGGCGATGCGTTCGGTAGTGCGCCACGTTTCATTGCGTTTTTAGCCCTTACAGAGCATAACGAAGCTATTGGTTATGCGATATGCTTCGAAACGTACTCATCCTTCCTTGCACTTCCCTCAATGTACCTTGAGGACCTCTTCGTTGTAGAAGAATACCGTCGAAGTGGTGCAGGGGGCTCCTTGTTCGACAGAGTGGTGGAACTCGGCAGGGAACGCGGATGCGGAAGGGTAGACTGGCAGGTCTTGGATTGGAACATGCTTGCGCGTGATTTCTACGCGCGCCGAGGTGCCACATCGATGAGCGAGTGGCTGCTCTACAGGATCACGCTGTAA